A window from Alphaproteobacteria bacterium encodes these proteins:
- the apaG gene encoding Co2+/Mg2+ efflux protein ApaG — protein sequence MTGRYQKTTDHVRVSVESDYLDEQSTPEDGHYVWAYHITIDNLGEEPVRLLNRYWHITDALGRIHEVRGAGVVGEQPVLAPGESYEYTSGTPLGTSSGIMRGSYEMETGHGKRLEVEIPAFSLDMPQTNPRLN from the coding sequence ATGACCGGCCGGTACCAGAAAACCACCGATCATGTCCGGGTCAGCGTCGAGAGCGACTATCTCGACGAACAATCGACGCCCGAGGACGGCCATTACGTCTGGGCCTATCATATCACCATCGATAATCTGGGCGAGGAGCCGGTCCGGCTCCTCAACCGGTATTGGCACATCACGGATGCGCTGGGCCGCATACACGAGGTACGGGGTGCGGGCGTGGTTGGCGAGCAGCCGGTGCTGGCGCCGGGCGAAAGCTACGAATACACCAGCGGCACGCCGCTCGGAACGTCATCCGGTATCATGCGGGGGTCGTATGAAATGGAAACGGGACACGGAAAGCGGCTCGAGGTGGAGATCCCCGCATTTTCCCTCGACATGCCGCAGACCAATCCGCGGCTCAACTAG
- the gluQRS gene encoding tRNA glutamyl-Q(34) synthetase GluQRS: MIETALTTRFAPSPTGELHLGHAFAALVARDAARASGGRYLVRIEDIDRARCREEFVTRILDDLEWLGLSPDAPATRQEDYLAAHGDALRRLDAMGLVYPCFCTRAEIRAAASAPQEDGAGVAGGPDGPIYPGTCRRLGADERRDRIASGQAYALRLDMARAIAQAATRAGPLFWRDRNHGTFPAQPEIFGDVVLARKEIATGYHLAVTLDDARQGITLVTRGADLMPSTHVHRLLQALLDLPVPLYAHHPLLAGPDGKRLAKRHDALSLRHLREAGYSPAEVAAMAAAAPRLPEPAAPAGSGIWSG, translated from the coding sequence ATGATCGAAACAGCGCTGACCACCCGCTTCGCCCCCAGCCCGACGGGCGAGCTGCACCTCGGCCACGCCTTTGCCGCGCTGGTGGCGCGCGACGCTGCCCGGGCGTCGGGCGGGCGCTACCTGGTGCGGATCGAGGATATCGACCGGGCGCGCTGTCGCGAGGAATTCGTCACGCGCATTCTAGACGATCTGGAGTGGCTGGGCCTGTCTCCCGACGCGCCGGCCACACGACAGGAAGATTATCTGGCCGCGCATGGCGACGCGCTGCGCCGCCTCGACGCCATGGGGCTCGTCTACCCGTGTTTCTGCACCCGCGCCGAAATTCGCGCCGCCGCCTCGGCGCCGCAGGAGGACGGGGCCGGCGTGGCCGGGGGGCCCGATGGCCCGATCTACCCCGGCACCTGCCGCAGGCTGGGGGCGGATGAGCGCCGGGACCGGATCGCGTCCGGGCAGGCCTACGCGCTGCGCCTGGATATGGCCAGGGCGATAGCCCAGGCGGCAACCCGGGCCGGTCCGCTTTTCTGGCGGGACCGGAACCATGGCACGTTCCCCGCGCAGCCGGAAATCTTCGGCGACGTGGTGCTGGCGCGCAAAGAGATCGCCACCGGCTATCATCTCGCCGTCACGCTTGACGATGCGCGTCAGGGCATCACCCTCGTGACGCGCGGCGCCGACCTGATGCCCTCTACCCACGTGCACCGGCTGCTGCAGGCCCTGCTCGACCTGCCGGTGCCGCTTTACGCCCATCACCCGCTTCTGGCGGGACCGGACGGCAAGCGGCTCGCCAAGCGTCACGATGCGCTGAGCCTTCGTCATTTGCGGGAGGCCGGGTATTCACCGGCCGAGGTGGCGGCCATGGCGGCCGCGGCGCCACGTTTGCCGGAGCCGGCGGCCCCCGCCGGCAGCGGAATCTGGAGCGGGTGA
- the folE gene encoding GTP cyclohydrolase I FolE, whose protein sequence is MKQWADNLPPADERPSRTDAEDAIRVLLKWAGDDPGREGLLDTPGRVARAFEEWFSGYRQDPVEVLATTFEEVDGYDEIVLLRNIGFESHCEHHLAPIIGVAHVGYLPDHRVVGISKLARVVDLYARRLQIQEKMTAQIATAIEAVLEPRGVAVVIEAEHQCMTTRGVHKRGVTMVTSRMLGVFRDQGETRREFLSMIGNPQTTGF, encoded by the coding sequence CTGAAGCAATGGGCAGACAACCTGCCGCCCGCCGATGAAAGACCCTCCAGGACCGACGCCGAGGACGCGATTCGCGTTCTCCTGAAATGGGCCGGCGACGATCCGGGCCGCGAGGGCCTCCTGGATACGCCGGGCCGCGTCGCCCGCGCCTTCGAGGAATGGTTCTCGGGCTACCGGCAGGACCCGGTCGAAGTACTGGCGACCACCTTCGAGGAGGTCGATGGCTATGATGAAATCGTGCTGCTTCGAAATATCGGGTTCGAGTCCCATTGCGAGCATCACCTCGCTCCCATCATCGGTGTCGCCCATGTCGGGTATCTGCCCGATCACCGCGTTGTGGGAATTAGCAAGCTCGCGCGTGTCGTGGATCTTTACGCCCGCCGACTGCAGATCCAGGAAAAAATGACGGCCCAGATTGCGACCGCCATCGAGGCCGTCCTTGAACCCCGGGGCGTGGCCGTCGTCATCGAGGCCGAGCATCAATGCATGACGACCCGCGGCGTTCACAAACGTGGCGTGACCATGGTCACCAGCCGGATGCTGGGCGTCTTTCGCGATCAGGGCGAGACGCGCCGCGAGTTTCTTTCTATGATCGGAAACCCGCAGACGACCGGATTTTAG
- a CDS encoding aspartate aminotransferase family protein, which produces MEHDVTTALMDVYRRCDLAFERGEGPYLFTEDGRRFLDFASGIAVNSLGHSHPRLVAALQAQAAKLWHCSNIFRIPGQDRVASQLVAHSFADRVFFCNSGAEACEGAIKLARKYQSFNGAPERYRIIGAELAFHGRTLATMAAGGQAKTLEGFGPPVEGFDHVAFGNLNEARAAVTPETAAIMVEPVQGEGGINVARKEYLQGLRAICDEFGLLLIFDEVQTGMGRTGRLFAYEWFDVAPDVMTLAKGLGGGFPVGAVLATDRAAAAMTPGSHGSTFGGNPLAMAAAEAVLEVMTEAGFLDGVRHTAAYLADRLEAFPGRFPGIFKARRGLGMLQGLVCLPSNREMVDEIRAEGLLTAAAGADVVRFAPPLIVTEAHIDEAMDMLEQACRAHEAKG; this is translated from the coding sequence ATGGAGCACGACGTGACGACCGCCCTGATGGATGTTTACAGGAGATGCGACCTCGCTTTCGAGCGGGGCGAGGGGCCCTATCTCTTCACCGAGGATGGCCGCCGCTTCCTGGACTTCGCCAGCGGGATTGCCGTGAACTCTCTCGGCCACAGCCATCCACGGCTGGTCGCGGCCCTCCAGGCTCAGGCCGCCAAGCTCTGGCATTGCTCGAACATCTTCCGGATTCCGGGCCAGGATCGGGTCGCAAGCCAGCTCGTGGCGCACAGCTTTGCTGACCGGGTGTTTTTCTGCAATTCCGGGGCCGAGGCCTGTGAGGGCGCGATCAAGCTTGCCCGGAAGTATCAGAGCTTCAACGGTGCGCCGGAGCGCTACCGCATCATCGGGGCCGAACTCGCCTTTCACGGCCGGACGCTCGCCACCATGGCGGCTGGCGGCCAGGCCAAGACACTGGAAGGATTCGGCCCGCCGGTAGAGGGGTTCGATCACGTCGCCTTCGGCAATCTCAACGAGGCCCGCGCCGCCGTCACCCCGGAGACGGCCGCGATCATGGTCGAGCCGGTCCAGGGCGAGGGCGGAATCAATGTCGCGCGGAAAGAATATCTTCAGGGCCTGCGGGCGATATGTGACGAATTCGGCCTGCTGCTGATCTTCGACGAAGTCCAGACCGGCATGGGCCGGACGGGCCGGCTTTTCGCCTACGAATGGTTCGATGTGGCGCCGGATGTAATGACTCTCGCCAAGGGGCTGGGCGGCGGATTTCCCGTGGGCGCGGTGCTGGCGACGGACAGGGCGGCGGCGGCGATGACACCGGGCAGCCATGGCTCGACCTTTGGCGGCAATCCGCTTGCCATGGCGGCCGCCGAGGCGGTTCTCGAGGTGATGACCGAAGCCGGCTTCCTGGATGGGGTGCGGCACACGGCCGCCTATCTGGCGGACCGGCTCGAGGCCTTTCCCGGCAGGTTTCCGGGGATTTTCAAAGCCAGGCGCGGGCTGGGCATGTTGCAGGGCCTGGTCTGTCTGCCGTCCAACCGGGAGATGGTGGATGAGATTCGCGCAGAGGGACTTTTGACCGCCGCAGCGGGAGCCGATGTCGTACGCTTCGCACCGCCTCTGATCGTGACCGAAGCCCATATCGACGAAGCGATGGACATGCTCGAGCAGGCCTGCCGGGCTCATGAAGCCAAAGGCTGA
- a CDS encoding radical SAM protein, translating to MDTTYSADGLAPHTGAGSKFSDPVRTCAGAERASVPLARLETLWVNTGTLCNLACAGCYIESSPKNDRLAYITAAEATKFFDEIARDGLGTREIGFTGGEPFLNPDIIEMSRDALTRGFEVLILTNAMTPLWLKRTALRELREAGGHRLRLRVSLDHYAREPHEELRGEGSWAPALRGLKWLDENGFRPTIAGRTCWAEDIGTLRAGFQRLFAAEGIGIDAQAPDQVVLFPEMNPTDEVPEISQACWGVLGVDPRDIMCASSRMVVKRRDADRPTVVSCTLLPYEPEFELGETLRAAAAPIRLNHPHCARFCVLGGASCS from the coding sequence ATGGATACTACCTATTCCGCCGACGGGCTGGCCCCGCATACGGGAGCAGGCAGCAAGTTCAGCGACCCCGTGCGCACATGCGCCGGGGCCGAGCGGGCCAGCGTGCCGCTCGCCCGGCTGGAAACACTCTGGGTCAATACGGGCACGCTCTGCAACCTGGCCTGCGCCGGGTGCTATATCGAATCGAGTCCGAAAAACGACCGGCTCGCCTATATCACGGCCGCCGAAGCAACCAAATTTTTCGACGAGATCGCGCGCGACGGGCTCGGCACGCGCGAAATCGGGTTTACCGGCGGAGAGCCTTTCCTCAATCCCGACATCATAGAGATGAGCCGCGACGCGCTGACGCGCGGTTTCGAGGTTCTCATCCTGACCAATGCAATGACGCCGCTCTGGCTGAAGCGGACGGCATTGCGCGAATTGCGCGAGGCTGGAGGCCACCGGCTCCGACTGCGTGTCTCGCTCGATCATTATGCCCGGGAGCCGCACGAGGAACTGCGGGGCGAGGGAAGCTGGGCGCCTGCGCTGCGCGGACTGAAATGGCTCGACGAGAACGGCTTTCGTCCGACGATCGCGGGGCGGACCTGCTGGGCGGAGGACATCGGCACCCTGCGCGCGGGTTTCCAACGCCTGTTCGCGGCTGAAGGGATCGGCATTGATGCGCAGGCACCCGATCAGGTGGTCCTGTTTCCCGAAATGAACCCGACCGACGAGGTGCCGGAGATCAGCCAGGCCTGCTGGGGCGTTCTCGGGGTCGACCCCCGGGACATCATGTGCGCCAGTTCGCGGATGGTGGTCAAACGCCGGGACGCGGATCGCCCGACCGTCGTTTCCTGCACCCTCCTGCCTTACGAGCCCGAGTTCGAGCTGGGCGAGACCCTGCGCGCGGCCGCGGCCCCGATCCGGCTCAATCACCCGCATTGCGCGCGGTTCTGCGTGCTCGGCGGCGCGTCCTGCAGCTGA
- a CDS encoding group 1 truncated hemoglobin — MSESSLYEQIGGAAAVGAAVEIFYGKVLGDSSIAPYFAGVDMNNQRRKMNAFMTMAFGGPNNYTGQDMRNAHKRLVDQGLNDSHFDAVAGHLQATLDELNVPAELSGQVMTIVGGTRDDVLNR; from the coding sequence ATGTCGGAAAGCAGTCTTTACGAGCAGATCGGGGGCGCCGCAGCCGTCGGCGCGGCAGTGGAAATCTTTTATGGCAAGGTGCTGGGCGATTCGAGCATCGCGCCGTATTTTGCCGGTGTCGACATGAACAACCAGCGGCGCAAGATGAACGCCTTCATGACAATGGCCTTCGGCGGGCCCAACAACTATACCGGCCAGGACATGCGCAACGCCCACAAGCGGCTCGTGGATCAGGGGTTGAACGACAGTCATTTCGATGCCGTCGCCGGCCACTTGCAAGCAACCCTGGACGAGCTTAACGTGCCGGCGGAGCTGAGCGGGCAGGTCATGACCATCGTCGGCGGTACGCGCGACGACGTCCTGAACCGCTAG
- a CDS encoding ABC transporter permease, which translates to MVNWLGFRTLLFKEIRRFLKVWSQTLLAPCVQALIFLVIFTVAIGRSLGPGGVTYAEFLVPGLIMLVVLQNAFGNTSSSIMIAKVDGSIVDVLMPPLSPGELTFAYALGGAARGVAVAILAGLAMAIFVDVRILHPGFVIFHAIAAATTLSLVGIIVGIWAQKFDHMAATNHFIITPLTLISGSFYSVDRLTGYWHTLALLNPVFYLIDGFRYGFIGVSDAPVWIGVVLMLAVNALLILAAYQMFRTGYRLKA; encoded by the coding sequence ATGGTTAACTGGCTCGGGTTCAGGACCCTTCTTTTCAAGGAAATCAGGCGTTTTCTCAAGGTGTGGTCGCAGACCCTGCTGGCGCCCTGCGTGCAGGCCCTGATTTTTCTCGTGATTTTCACCGTGGCGATCGGACGCAGTCTGGGTCCCGGCGGCGTCACCTATGCGGAATTCCTGGTGCCGGGGCTGATCATGCTGGTGGTGCTGCAAAATGCGTTCGGCAATACGTCGAGCTCCATCATGATTGCAAAGGTCGACGGGTCCATCGTCGACGTGCTGATGCCGCCCCTCTCTCCGGGCGAGCTCACTTTCGCCTATGCGCTGGGGGGCGCGGCGCGGGGCGTGGCGGTGGCCATTCTGGCGGGGCTCGCGATGGCAATCTTCGTGGATGTGCGGATCCTGCATCCCGGCTTCGTGATCTTTCACGCGATCGCGGCCGCGACCACCCTGTCGCTGGTCGGAATCATCGTGGGCATCTGGGCGCAGAAGTTCGACCATATGGCGGCGACCAACCATTTCATCATCACCCCCCTGACCCTGATCTCGGGCTCGTTCTATTCGGTGGACCGGCTCACGGGCTATTGGCACACACTGGCCCTGCTCAACCCGGTCTTTTACCTGATCGACGGGTTCCGCTACGGGTTTATCGGCGTGTCCGACGCGCCGGTCTGGATCGGCGTCGTGCTCATGCTGGCGGTGAATGCCCTGTTGATCCTGGCAGCCTACCAGATGTTCCGGACCGGCTATCGCCTGAAGGCTTGA
- a CDS encoding Hsp33 family molecular chaperone HslO: protein MPNRPGSPARATLAPDSDFIESFVLGEAGILGRIVRLGPALGTILARHDYPVPVSALLSEALALAAVLAGGLKYEGVFSLQTRGDGPVGLLVADVTSDGNLRAYADFDAEKFAAAEAAGGLAAAPVPRLLGGGYLAFTVDQGPDTERYQGIVDLCGANLADCARNYFTQSEQVATSLRLVAGQGADGSWRAAALALQRMPLEEAAGAFAEDSLAEVWHTAEVLLSSATDDELLDPDLATGDLLYRLFHELGVRVFPEKRLRDKCRCSEDRVLALLASFSEEEKATLERDGVIDVTCQFCSTVYMFPVDELDGRIAAWRRSAGDDGEA from the coding sequence ATGCCCAACCGGCCCGGTTCTCCAGCCCGCGCGACCCTTGCGCCTGATAGCGACTTCATCGAATCCTTCGTCCTGGGTGAGGCCGGTATTCTGGGGCGCATCGTGCGGCTTGGCCCCGCACTCGGCACGATCCTCGCCCGGCATGATTACCCGGTCCCGGTTTCCGCCCTTTTGTCGGAAGCGCTCGCGCTCGCGGCCGTGCTTGCCGGGGGGCTGAAATATGAGGGCGTCTTTTCGTTGCAGACCCGCGGTGACGGGCCGGTAGGCCTGCTTGTCGCGGACGTCACCAGCGACGGCAACCTGCGCGCCTATGCCGATTTCGATGCGGAAAAATTCGCCGCCGCCGAGGCGGCCGGCGGTCTCGCCGCGGCGCCGGTGCCCCGGCTCCTGGGGGGCGGGTACCTCGCCTTCACCGTCGATCAGGGACCGGACACGGAGCGCTATCAGGGGATCGTCGATCTCTGCGGGGCCAATTTGGCGGATTGCGCGCGCAATTATTTCACCCAGTCGGAACAGGTCGCCACCAGCCTGCGCCTGGTCGCGGGACAGGGGGCGGACGGCAGCTGGCGGGCCGCGGCGCTGGCGCTGCAGCGGATGCCGCTGGAAGAAGCGGCAGGGGCGTTTGCCGAGGACAGTCTGGCGGAGGTCTGGCATACGGCCGAAGTGCTATTGTCGAGTGCCACCGACGACGAACTTCTCGATCCAGACCTCGCGACCGGCGATCTCCTGTACCGCCTGTTTCACGAGCTCGGCGTTCGTGTTTTCCCGGAAAAGCGGTTGCGCGACAAGTGTCGGTGCAGCGAGGATCGTGTCCTGGCCCTGCTCGCCAGTTTTTCCGAGGAGGAAAAGGCGACGCTCGAGCGCGACGGTGTCATCGACGTGACCTGCCAGTTCTGTAGTACCGTCTATATGTTCCCGGTCGACGAGCTGGACGGGCGCATCGCTGCCTGGCGGCGAAGCGCCGGTGATGACGGTGAAGCGTAA
- a CDS encoding TrkH family potassium uptake protein yields the protein MISYQSVFFILGILLTTLGMMMCIPMVVDLFLQSPDWLVFMASAGVSIFVGVALILTMRSERITFRAREAFILTTASWLLIALFGALPFMFSELRMSVADAFFESMSGITTTGATVITTLTNAPPGILIWRALLQWLGGIGFIVMAIAVLPLLRVGGMQLFQTESSDQSEKIMPRATQIAGGTVALYVGFSCICALLYWAAGMSGFDAIAHAMTTIATGGFSTSDESIRFFDNTAIDVVAITFMLIGSLPFALYLQAIRGRPLILWHDSQVRWFLTFLVATITIITAWLYLTGQYGFSNSVRYSAFNVISIVTTTGYASANYDTWGAFAVGAFFFLMVVGGCSGSTTCGIKIFRFQVIYETARVQISRLLSPHGVFVPRFNGKALPEGVSESVMSFFFVFALSFSVLALGLGFVGLDFVTAMSAAASAIACVGPGLGHIVGPAGTFAPLPDAAKYMLAAGMLLGRLELFTVLVLFAPAFWRK from the coding sequence GTGATTAGTTACCAGTCGGTTTTTTTCATCCTGGGCATTCTCCTGACCACGCTGGGGATGATGATGTGCATCCCCATGGTGGTCGACCTGTTTCTGCAGTCGCCCGACTGGCTCGTCTTCATGGCCTCGGCCGGGGTCTCCATATTCGTGGGCGTGGCACTCATCCTGACCATGCGCAGCGAGCGGATCACCTTCCGTGCCCGCGAGGCCTTCATCCTAACCACGGCGAGCTGGCTGCTGATCGCGTTATTCGGCGCGCTGCCGTTCATGTTCTCGGAACTCCGGATGTCCGTCGCGGACGCCTTCTTCGAATCCATGAGTGGCATCACGACCACCGGCGCCACGGTCATCACAACCCTCACCAACGCGCCTCCGGGCATTCTCATCTGGCGCGCCCTCCTTCAGTGGCTGGGCGGAATCGGGTTCATCGTGATGGCCATCGCGGTTCTGCCCCTCTTGCGCGTGGGCGGCATGCAGCTGTTCCAGACCGAATCCTCTGACCAGTCGGAAAAGATCATGCCTCGCGCGACGCAGATCGCAGGCGGAACAGTCGCGCTCTATGTTGGCTTTTCGTGTATCTGCGCCCTTTTATATTGGGCTGCAGGTATGTCGGGATTCGACGCCATAGCCCATGCCATGACGACAATTGCCACGGGCGGATTTTCCACGTCAGATGAATCCATTCGATTTTTCGATAACACCGCAATTGATGTGGTGGCCATCACCTTCATGCTGATCGGCAGCCTCCCCTTCGCATTGTATCTGCAGGCAATTCGCGGCCGACCGCTCATTCTCTGGCACGACAGTCAAGTGCGATGGTTTCTCACATTCCTGGTTGCAACCATCACGATTATAACAGCCTGGCTTTATCTTACCGGCCAGTACGGTTTTTCGAATTCCGTGCGCTACAGCGCTTTTAACGTGATCTCGATTGTGACTACCACAGGGTATGCGAGTGCGAACTACGACACGTGGGGCGCCTTCGCCGTGGGCGCATTTTTCTTCCTGATGGTGGTCGGCGGCTGCTCCGGCTCCACAACCTGCGGAATAAAGATTTTCCGCTTCCAGGTCATTTACGAGACGGCGCGCGTCCAGATCAGTCGCCTGCTGTCGCCCCACGGGGTCTTCGTGCCGCGCTTCAATGGCAAGGCGTTGCCCGAGGGCGTGTCCGAATCGGTGATGAGCTTTTTCTTTGTTTTCGCGCTGAGTTTCAGCGTTCTCGCACTGGGGCTGGGCTTCGTCGGGCTCGATTTCGTCACCGCCATGTCCGCCGCCGCCAGCGCCATCGCCTGCGTAGGCCCGGGGCTGGGCCACATCGTGGGGCCGGCCGGCACGTTCGCGCCGCTTCCCGATGCGGCGAAATACATGCTCGCCGCCGGCATGCTGCTTGGCCGGCTCGAGCTGTTTACCGTCCTCGTCCTGTTTGCGCCGGCCTTCTGGCGCAAGTGA
- a CDS encoding RecX family transcriptional regulator, with translation MTASRAFSANLCQSRAMENSETDPPPATAAPERRAARGPGDRRRPRRPTAKSLENVALYYLECFASSRENLRRVLDRRLRKARAVHPDEDYAALDEAIGDMLDRFERSGLLDDRVYAEHLAESLLRRGESRRRIQQRLRQKGVGADDIGHALARLNDQTAQPDLVAACRLLRRRRLGPYRQRDRAERFEKDLAALARAGFSLDTAREVLGLASPEEVEALERDAAEPAAPQ, from the coding sequence GTGACCGCAAGCCGCGCTTTTTCGGCGAATTTGTGCCAGTCTCGCGCCATGGAAAACAGCGAGACGGACCCGCCCCCGGCAACCGCAGCCCCCGAGCGGCGCGCGGCGCGCGGGCCGGGCGATCGGCGCCGGCCACGCAGGCCGACGGCAAAATCGCTGGAGAATGTCGCACTCTACTATCTGGAGTGCTTCGCCAGTTCGCGCGAAAACCTGCGCCGGGTGCTCGATCGGCGCCTCAGAAAGGCCCGGGCCGTTCATCCGGACGAGGATTACGCCGCGCTGGACGAGGCGATCGGCGATATGCTCGACCGGTTCGAGCGATCCGGCCTGCTCGATGACCGGGTTTATGCCGAGCATCTGGCCGAGAGTCTGTTGCGCCGGGGCGAGTCCCGCCGCCGCATCCAGCAGCGGCTGCGCCAAAAGGGCGTCGGTGCCGATGATATCGGGCACGCGCTCGCGCGGCTGAATGACCAGACCGCGCAGCCCGATCTGGTCGCCGCCTGCCGGCTCTTGCGCCGGCGGCGCCTCGGCCCCTACCGGCAGCGCGATCGTGCCGAACGCTTTGAAAAGGATCTGGCCGCCCTGGCGCGGGCCGGATTTTCGCTCGATACCGCGCGCGAGGTCCTCGGACTGGCGTCTCCGGAAGAGGTCGAGGCGCTGGAGCGCGACGCTGCCGAACCCGCCGCTCCCCAATAA
- the metZ gene encoding O-succinylhomoserine sulfhydrylase: MSKPENPIEDARLATRLVRGGTLRSPFMETSESIFMTSGYVYDSAEEAESAFETDGQRYVYSRFANPTVAMFEERLRLIEGAEACRATGTGMAAVFAALMCQLKAGDHVVAARALFGSCRYIVSDLLPRYGIDVTIIDGTDAAAWEAALSRPTAAVFMETPSNPTLEIIDLPAVAEMAHEAGAQVIVDNVFATPLLQRPLELGADIVVYSATKHIDGQGRSLGGAILGRADFCTDILKPFMRHTGPSLSPFNAWVLLKGLETLELRVTRHVENAEKIARHLAGRSDVSRVLFPSLESHPQYDLARRQMSGGGSVVSFEIPGGKARAFAFLNRLRIIDISNNLGDAKSLITHPATTTHQRIPEPERLALGITPDLVRLSVGLEDVADLLADLDQALAGI; the protein is encoded by the coding sequence ATGAGCAAGCCCGAAAACCCGATCGAGGACGCCCGGCTGGCGACCCGCCTGGTGCGGGGCGGCACGCTGCGCAGCCCGTTCATGGAGACGAGCGAATCGATCTTCATGACATCGGGATATGTCTATGACAGCGCGGAAGAAGCGGAGAGCGCGTTCGAGACGGATGGCCAACGCTATGTCTATTCACGCTTCGCCAACCCGACCGTGGCAATGTTCGAGGAAAGGCTCCGCCTGATAGAGGGGGCGGAAGCCTGCCGCGCCACCGGCACCGGCATGGCCGCCGTCTTCGCCGCGCTGATGTGTCAGCTCAAGGCGGGCGACCACGTCGTCGCCGCCCGGGCGCTTTTCGGATCGTGCCGGTACATCGTCAGCGATTTGCTGCCGCGGTACGGCATCGACGTCACAATTATCGACGGGACCGACGCAGCCGCCTGGGAAGCGGCGCTCTCGCGGCCCACTGCCGCCGTCTTCATGGAGACACCGAGCAATCCCACGCTCGAGATCATTGACCTGCCGGCAGTGGCGGAGATGGCCCACGAGGCAGGTGCCCAGGTGATCGTCGACAATGTTTTCGCGACCCCCCTCCTGCAACGCCCGCTGGAGCTGGGGGCTGATATCGTCGTCTATTCGGCGACGAAGCACATCGACGGCCAGGGGCGCTCCCTGGGCGGTGCCATTCTGGGCCGGGCGGATTTCTGCACCGATATTCTCAAGCCCTTCATGCGTCATACCGGGCCCAGCCTCAGCCCGTTCAACGCCTGGGTGCTGCTCAAGGGTCTGGAGACACTGGAGCTTCGCGTCACGCGGCATGTCGAGAACGCGGAGAAGATCGCGCGACACCTGGCGGGTCGCTCGGATGTCTCCCGGGTCCTCTTTCCCTCTCTCGAAAGCCACCCCCAGTACGACCTGGCCCGGCGCCAGATGTCCGGCGGCGGCAGTGTGGTGTCATTCGAGATTCCGGGGGGCAAGGCACGCGCCTTCGCCTTCCTGAACCGGCTCCGGATCATCGATATCTCCAATAATCTGGGCGACGCCAAAAGCCTCATCACCCATCCGGCGACCACCACGCATCAGCGGATTCCCGAGCCGGAGCGACTCGCACTGGGCATCACCCCGGACCTCGTCCGGCTTTCCGTCGGGCTCGAGGATGTGGCCGATCTCCTGGCCGATCTCGACCAGGCGCTGGCGGGGATCTGA
- the argF gene encoding ornithine carbamoyltransferase has product MSPPRHFLDLADLTPGELRQILDRAARFKAGDGGSGVMAGKTLAMIFEKPSTRTRVSFEVAAFQLGGHAIVLDGEQTQIKRGETIADTARVLSRYVDGILIRTDDPAKLEELARHASVPVINGLTDRSHPCQIVADLLTFEERFGPVTGQPIAWLGDGNNVAVSWMQAAALLGSELRLAIPESRRPAADLVRASEALARQHNGRLIFTTDPLAAVQDARAVITDTWVSMGDAAEQDGAPDPALTPFRVTEDIMAVAAEDAIFMHCLPAHRDEEVAASVLDGPRSAVWDEAENRLHAQKAILAWCYA; this is encoded by the coding sequence ATGAGCCCGCCCCGTCATTTTCTCGATCTGGCCGATCTGACTCCGGGTGAGTTGCGTCAGATTCTCGATCGCGCCGCCCGCTTCAAGGCCGGCGACGGGGGTTCCGGCGTGATGGCCGGCAAGACCCTCGCCATGATTTTCGAGAAGCCCTCGACCCGCACCCGTGTTTCATTCGAGGTGGCTGCTTTCCAGCTTGGCGGGCATGCCATCGTGCTGGATGGCGAGCAGACGCAGATCAAGCGGGGCGAGACCATTGCCGATACAGCGCGTGTTCTGTCGCGCTATGTCGATGGCATCCTCATCCGCACGGACGATCCGGCCAAGCTCGAGGAGCTCGCCCGGCACGCGAGCGTGCCCGTGATCAACGGCCTGACAGACCGGTCCCATCCGTGCCAGATCGTGGCCGACCTGCTGACCTTCGAAGAACGGTTCGGCCCCGTCACCGGCCAGCCGATCGCCTGGCTGGGGGATGGCAACAATGTCGCCGTGAGCTGGATGCAGGCGGCCGCCCTGCTGGGTTCGGAACTTCGCCTCGCCATCCCCGAGAGCCGCCGCCCGGCGGCCGATCTCGTCCGGGCCAGCGAGGCGCTCGCCCGGCAGCATAACGGCCGGCTGATCTTCACCACCGATCCGCTCGCGGCCGTTCAGGATGCGCGGGCGGTGATCACCGATACCTGGGTCTCGATGGGCGACGCGGCTGAACAGGATGGCGCGCCCGATCCGGCCCTGACGCCCTTTCGGGTGACGGAGGACATCATGGCGGTGGCGGCCGAGGACGCCATTTTCATGCACTGCCTGCCCGCGCATCGCGATGAGGAGGTGGCCGCCAGCGTCCTCGACGGGCCGCGCTCGGCTGTCTGGGACGAGGCGGAAAACCGCCTTCACGCCCAGAAAGCGATCCTCGCCTGGTGCTACGCCTAG